The Candidatus Cloacimonadota bacterium DNA segment TTTTTCTGAGAAGACTACCCAAGCCATAACTTATCTGATCAAGCTCTTCGTTAAAATACGCAAAAACCTCTTCTGTACCACCGAAGAATATTTCAGTTCCTCTTTGATCGATCAAGAGCACTTTATCAAATTTCTGGAAAATATCGGGATTTGGCTGATGGATCGTGGCAATAACGATCTTTCCCTGATCTTTTAACTCGTTCAGAATATCTGTAATTTTCTCAGAATCCTTTGATGATAATCCAGAGGTCGGTTCATCAAGAATGATGATCAGTGGTTCGGCAAGAAGTTCGAGGGCAATATTCAAACGTTTGCGTTCCCCGCCACTGAGTTTTTTATCCATGATCGAGCCGACGATAAGATCCTTTTTATCAATGAGCCCTATCTGAACAAGGATATTATCGATTCTCTTTCTGAGCTCTTTGGAGTCGCGAATATGAGGTAGCCGTAACTTGCCGCAATAGAAGAGGTTTTCATAAACCGTCAGATTGTTGAAAAGCAGGTCATCCTGGGGCACATACCCAATATATTTCTGGAAATATGTATAATTTTTAAACAAATCAAAGTCATTGATAAAGATGGAGGCAGTATCCGGTATAATCTCACCGATCAGGCACTTGAGAAGCGTGGTCTTTCCACTTCCACTCGCACCCATTATGGAGAGGAACTCACCGCGCTTTGCATAAAAGTTTATCTCATCAAGAGCGACCTTATTATCATCCTTGAATGTGTATCGAAGGTTGTGAACTTCCATCTTGGTCACTTCGAGTTCAACCTTGAGGATGTCGAAGAACTTATTGAATCGGATCGTTGTTTTGCCTATGCTCACGACATCCTTGGCTAATTCGAATTCATGCTCTTTTTCGAGCGGTTGATGATTAAGATATATCTGCGGTGATTTGACGAGTGGATAGATGAAATAATCCTCATCCTTTTGCGAGATTTTAATAAGCGCATGAGCAGATTTATGTTCATTCATGCGGAAGAAATCTTCATAGCTTTCAAGGAAAAGCGTATCAAACCTGCGTTCATCTCGAGTAAAGGTGAGTTTTTCTGTGAGGATGTCAAGGGGGGCAAGTTCGATCACATCATTGATGATGAATCGGTCGGTGATCATAACTTCATGGGTTTTTCCATTTGAAAGCACAGTCTTGTTTTGCACGATCTTACCGTCAAAAATCTCGATCTTGAGCCGATTTCTATCTTGAAGAAAGTCAACGTCAAAACTCTCTTTTGTATATTTGATGACTTTCTCGATATCATCGGTCTTGTTGTGATAAAGTCTCATCACATCATCGTACGTTACTTCCACAGCATTTTCTGCAATATGATCTTTAAGGATAATTGCTTCATCCTTATGAAGTTTGAAAAGTGTATTCCGCTTAAGTGACTGCGAACCGATGCGGTACATGTCATCAACATAGGTTCCCACGAGGATAAGGTCTTCAATTGTCAGGATTATGAGTTTGTATGGTGTATGATTCTCGTCCCTTAAAAGGATATCGCAATGATGACTTTCTCCGAGGATGAGTGAGTTTATGAAGAGATTCTCATCGATATCCACAAGGAAATCCTGTAAATTGATCTCTAATGCGTCATTTTCCCCTTCGATAACATCGATGATCTGCGAGTAAAGACGGATATCAACCTCAAGTAATTCTACAACTTCGAGAATGTCCAATCTGTCCATGACGGAGAAATCGTCATTAATATGTGCAATAAGCAGAAGGTTGATGAGCAGCGTGATCTTGTCTGGGAAGCGCAGGTCGTTCTTGATGATGCTTATTGCTTGCTTCAGAGGTAATGGATTCTCAATAAGTAGCTGTATGTGATGGATGTGAATCTCTTCCTGACGGAATGTGGTTTTTATGATACGGTAGATCTTTTCCACATCATTTTTGGAAAGGTCTTTTTTGTTGAACCGGATCAGCGTGAGGTAAAGGGCTACAACCGCATTGATGATATCATCGATATTTTTGACCGGTGTTTTTTTGGTCATCGGGGATCCTTTGGAACGGAAGAGATATTTTCTTTCACATCTGTTTGGTAAAGAAGAGGGTAATTCATGTCAAATTTTTCGGAAATACAGATTTTTTATGAATTGGAATGCAGGACTGGATTATTGGA contains these protein-coding regions:
- a CDS encoding ATP-binding cassette domain-containing protein; protein product: MTKKTPVKNIDDIINAVVALYLTLIRFNKKDLSKNDVEKIYRIIKTTFRQEEIHIHHIQLLIENPLPLKQAISIIKNDLRFPDKITLLINLLLIAHINDDFSVMDRLDILEVVELLEVDIRLYSQIIDVIEGENDALEINLQDFLVDIDENLFINSLILGESHHCDILLRDENHTPYKLIILTIEDLILVGTYVDDMYRIGSQSLKRNTLFKLHKDEAIILKDHIAENAVEVTYDDVMRLYHNKTDDIEKVIKYTKESFDVDFLQDRNRLKIEIFDGKIVQNKTVLSNGKTHEVMITDRFIINDVIELAPLDILTEKLTFTRDERRFDTLFLESYEDFFRMNEHKSAHALIKISQKDEDYFIYPLVKSPQIYLNHQPLEKEHEFELAKDVVSIGKTTIRFNKFFDILKVELEVTKMEVHNLRYTFKDDNKVALDEINFYAKRGEFLSIMGASGSGKTTLLKCLIGEIIPDTASIFINDFDLFKNYTYFQKYIGYVPQDDLLFNNLTVYENLFYCGKLRLPHIRDSKELRKRIDNILVQIGLIDKKDLIVGSIMDKKLSGGERKRLNIALELLAEPLIIILDEPTSGLSSKDSEKITDILNELKDQGKIVIATIHQPNPDIFQKFDKVLLIDQRGTEIFFGGTEEVFAYFNEELDQISYGLGSLLRKKELKMAEYLFDIIQFPLLDSEGNPVYKKSYSIEGAREELRKFPPQHWKAKFEKYQLFELMKRKTKNIPDDEVEEKLNKKTISHKKTSLREYFSQFYYLFIRNILNKLKNRTNLIVTFMAAPVLAILISVVLRYAPAGESYSFAQNINMKIFIFISIIVFIFLGLSNSLDEIFSEKRILMREKKLRIRSSLYLIVKNITLAIFAFVQAAIYCIIAGFILEIRGVFFVYVGYLLLSAFIGFSIGLLASALIKDRKAMINILPLVLIPQMIFAGAVIEFEKMNRVVKVNPESVIPEFCHIMPSRWLFEGLFTAQAKLNFYKRKLNDLNIQEDVLFDMKSRNEIPLSEFNAVIKMIRNKKAKLLMNNDPDRFVNEDINIAVSRIDGRFLNDPKNHFLSSKKIFFGKTYNTYNSNVLIALIYGFFINVITYFVIRFKFK